The sequence TCCGCCTTATCCACCTCATCCCAAAGGCGCTGTTTGTCCCACCCTGGAGAACCAGGGGGAAGCTCAAATCCGCGAGCCAGCACTGGCTCGTCCGTTTTGTGGTTTCGGAAGTCGAAAGTTTCGCCGGTCAGGTCGCGAGTGTACCTATCGCGGTCGATATAGGCGGCCACGGCGACGCCGGATGTGCCCGTTGACATCCCGACGATAGAGCAGCCCGCGAAGCAGCAAGCCATATTCCTATTTAACGCCTTTTGTTTTTTGACTTTATCCCCACGGAAGTGGGGCGCAATGTTTTGGCTCTGCCAAAACATATATTGCGTGTAGCCTCATTCTTCGGCTCCAGCTTTAAGGCATCCGTTGGCCGTTTGGAAGTTTTTTCCATCGCTGCCTTGACATTATCCCTAAGGTCTATGATTCATTTCCTATATTTTTGAGGAGGCTCTCGAAATGGCTGAAAAAACGAAGCTGACGGCCGAGGAACGGCTTAAAAAAATTGAGCAGAAGCGCGCCAAGCTGGCAGAGGAAGCCGCCAAAATAAGAAAAGAGGCCAGGAAAAAAGAGGCCAACGTCAAAATGAAACTTGGTGGACTCGTCTGGAAAGCCGGCTTGCAGGATCAGCCGGATAACGTGATTCTCGGCATCCTAGTCGCCGGGTTTGAAAAGCTCGAAGCGGAGCGTGACTCTTTCGAAGATATTGGCCGAAAAAAGTTTGAGCATGATGCCAAGGCTAAGGCGGAAATGAAGACGAAGTCCCAGGAAGAAGAATCAGAAAATTCCGGTCATGGATCTGCTGGTGTCAAGAACCATCTGGCCACGCCTGCGGCTGTGAGGTTTTATCTCAACGTACCTATTGAGGAAAAAGACGCTGCCAAGGCTCTGGGCGCGAGATGGGACGGTGAGCACAAAAAATGGTGGTGCCATCCGGCCGACAAGGAAAAATTCATCAAGTGGTGGCCGGCGGGGGCGTAGACGTGAACAAGGACGTTGAAGAAATCTTCGAGAACATCCGCGACGTGGTGGCCGTCCACCAGGACGACGTGGCCGCCATGGGCAAACACGTCGCGCAAATGAAATCCGAGCTTCAGACCGTGGGCCTGTCTATCAGGGCCTTGGAAGAGGCGTCGAGAAAAGCCGAGGCCGCCGGCCAGCGAATCACCCAGCAGTTGACCGAGGCCCCCAGGATAACCAGGGACCGGGCAAAGATGTGGGTTGGTCTGGCCATGCTCGCCGCCCTCCTCTTCTTCGCCGCCGGCGGGTATGCCGGCTGGCGCTATGCCCAGGATGGCGTCACGAAAGAAATCGCGCAGCTGCCGGAACTGGCCAAATGGGCCGCAAGCAAGGAGGGCAAGGCCGTGTACCAGTTCGCCACTCAGGGTGAGTTGCAACGGCTCATGCGCTGCCAGGGCGATGGCTGGCAGGTCAAAAACGGCGTTTGCTACCCCTTCCCCAATTCCGAAACCAGCAAGGTCCACGGCTGGAGAATGCCCTAGAACGGGAGCGGGTGAAGAAACGGTGTTTTTCGCCTCCACAACCAGGGTTCCCGCCAGAACGCCC is a genomic window of Desulfovibrio sp. TomC containing:
- a CDS encoding DUF5710 domain-containing protein encodes the protein MAEKTKLTAEERLKKIEQKRAKLAEEAAKIRKEARKKEANVKMKLGGLVWKAGLQDQPDNVILGILVAGFEKLEAERDSFEDIGRKKFEHDAKAKAEMKTKSQEEESENSGHGSAGVKNHLATPAAVRFYLNVPIEEKDAAKALGARWDGEHKKWWCHPADKEKFIKWWPAGA